In a single window of the Microbacterium sp. SL75 genome:
- a CDS encoding FHA domain-containing protein FhaB/FipA — protein MSQLTLLLLQGGFLVLLWFFVFGVVYSLRADLFGVKVRKLPEPSASAAPAAAAPTSSPDAVTTQVKRPAAPTPAPAGGLATTSAVSRIVITSGPKAGLELPLGTEPLTIGRSSESGLVIRDDYTSSHHARLVLWGEQWMLQDLDSTNGTSHDGVRVAAPVQVKVGAPIKVGATTFELRK, from the coding sequence ATGAGTCAGCTGACTCTCCTCCTTCTGCAGGGCGGGTTCCTCGTCCTGCTGTGGTTCTTCGTGTTCGGCGTCGTGTACTCGCTGCGCGCCGACCTCTTCGGCGTCAAGGTGCGCAAGCTCCCCGAGCCCTCGGCATCCGCTGCCCCGGCGGCAGCCGCTCCCACCTCCTCGCCCGACGCGGTGACCACGCAGGTCAAGCGTCCCGCCGCTCCCACCCCCGCGCCCGCCGGGGGGCTCGCGACCACGTCGGCGGTCTCGCGCATCGTCATCACGAGCGGCCCCAAAGCCGGGCTCGAGCTGCCGCTGGGCACCGAGCCGCTGACGATCGGCCGCTCCAGCGAGTCGGGTCTCGTCATCCGCGACGACTACACCTCCAGCCATCACGCCCGCCTCGTGCTGTGGGGGGAGCAGTGGATGCTGCAAGACCTCGATTCGACGAACGGCACCTCGCACGACGGCGTCCGCGTGGCAGCGCCGGTACAGGTCAAGGTGGGTGCTCCGATCAAGGTCGGCGCCACGACGTTCGAGTTGAGGAAGTAA
- a CDS encoding peptidoglycan D,D-transpeptidase FtsI family protein, with translation MTKELRRLSIVMLAMFLALFASTSIIQVAQANSLTNTTGNTRALYDSYQIQRGSIIAGGTAIASSVPSDDVYSWQRQYTDAAMWAPVTGYMNPVLDAKTQIESAENSVLSGSDSNQFFSRIDRAITGQAPRGSNVELSLDPNVQKAAWDAMGDLQGAVVAIEPSTGRILAMVSKPSYDTNTLASHDTDAVNAAYDQLVAHTSKPLDNRAIGGNLNPPGSTFKLVVASAALASGRYTPDSTFPNLAAYTLPQSTNVVSNAGGGTCGGGDTVTIATALRLSCNIPMAELAVELGDDTIRAEAEKYGFNKSFSMPLESTASTYPASPNAPQTALSGFGQGDVRATPLQMAMVSAGIANGGVVMNPRMVDRVIEPNLSVKGEASSSEFGRALEPSIAAQMVTMMTANVQDGAASNARIDGVAVAGKTGTAENDSRPYTLWFTGFAPADDPKVAVAVVVENGGGQGQNGSGNEIAAPIAKKVMEAVLGK, from the coding sequence GTGACCAAAGAGCTCCGACGCCTCAGCATCGTGATGCTGGCGATGTTCCTGGCCCTGTTCGCCTCGACGAGCATCATCCAGGTCGCTCAGGCCAACTCGCTGACCAACACCACGGGAAACACCCGCGCGCTCTACGACTCGTACCAGATCCAGCGTGGATCGATCATCGCCGGCGGCACCGCGATCGCTTCGTCCGTGCCCTCCGACGACGTCTACAGCTGGCAGCGTCAGTACACGGATGCCGCGATGTGGGCTCCCGTGACCGGCTACATGAACCCCGTGCTCGACGCGAAGACCCAGATCGAATCCGCTGAGAACAGCGTGCTCAGCGGGTCCGACTCGAACCAGTTCTTTTCCCGCATCGACCGGGCCATCACCGGTCAGGCCCCACGCGGCTCGAACGTCGAGCTCTCGCTTGACCCGAACGTGCAAAAGGCCGCCTGGGACGCGATGGGTGATCTCCAGGGCGCCGTCGTCGCGATCGAGCCGTCGACCGGCCGCATCCTCGCCATGGTCTCCAAGCCCAGCTACGACACCAACACGCTCGCCTCGCACGACACAGATGCCGTGAACGCGGCGTACGACCAGCTCGTGGCCCACACCTCGAAGCCTCTGGACAACCGTGCCATCGGGGGCAACCTCAACCCCCCGGGCTCGACCTTCAAGCTCGTCGTGGCCTCTGCCGCCCTGGCATCCGGTCGCTACACGCCCGACTCGACGTTCCCGAACCTCGCCGCGTACACGCTGCCCCAGTCGACGAACGTCGTCAGCAACGCCGGCGGCGGCACCTGCGGCGGGGGCGACACCGTGACGATCGCAACCGCTCTGCGGCTGAGCTGCAACATCCCCATGGCCGAGCTCGCCGTCGAACTCGGCGACGATACCATCCGCGCCGAGGCCGAGAAGTACGGATTCAACAAGTCGTTCAGCATGCCGCTCGAGTCCACCGCCTCCACCTACCCGGCTTCGCCGAACGCCCCGCAGACCGCGCTCAGCGGCTTCGGCCAGGGCGACGTGCGCGCGACGCCCCTGCAGATGGCGATGGTCTCGGCCGGCATCGCCAACGGCGGCGTCGTGATGAACCCGCGCATGGTCGACCGCGTGATCGAGCCGAACCTGTCGGTCAAGGGCGAGGCGAGCAGCAGTGAGTTCGGGCGGGCTCTCGAACCCTCGATCGCCGCGCAGATGGTCACCATGATGACGGCGAACGTCCAGGACGGCGCAGCATCGAATGCAAGAATAGACGGGGTCGCAGTGGCGGGTAAGACCGGCACGGCGGAGAACGATTCCCGTCCCTACACTCTCTGGTTCACCGGCTTCGCACCGGCGGACGACCCCAAGGTCGCCGTCGCCGTGGTCGTCGAAAACGGTGGAGGCCAGGGGCAGAACGGGAGCGGCAACGAGATCGCCGCCCCGATAGCGAAGAAGGTCATGGAGGCGGTGCTGGGTAAATGA
- a CDS encoding protein kinase domain-containing protein, translating to MRPTQGVTFGGRYELDSRIAIGGMGEVWEATDHVIGRTVAIKILKDEYMGDPGFLERFRAEARHAALVNHEGIASVFDYGEEDGSAFLVMELVPGEALSTILERDGSLSTDKTLDIVAQTAAALQAAHAAGLVHRDIKPGNLLITPDGRVKITDFGIARIADQVPLTATGQVMGTVQYLSPEQASGHPASPATDTYSLGIVAYESLAGKRPFTGESQVAIAMAQINEQPAPLPPTVAQPVQNLVMAMIAKKPDDRPASSAAVSRAATALRRGDLAAAAAAVPAIATGAAFADDATQLLTAGGQTSATTRLMPASAAATSLLTEEHTEEDPAPQKKKRSPWTWPLVALIALLALVLIGTLFTLLSNQGDPDAVPASPSASASTPVPRPSSPSPAPSPSNTLVDVDALNLIGKTCDEARELLRDANLGATCATGNAAASADQVGKIYVVDPTGRNPQGTNIEVTVYGEETPLSTPGTPTLPGTSVTAGSDIQISWQQYSCPSGTGSVTSYNFTATNGTFDTNGQSTASFAPDARNAKLTVSNAPGQTLRVTYTVSCSGTDRTAGPSGEASATISGGSSASPTATPAAVPTVKP from the coding sequence ATGAGACCGACGCAAGGTGTGACCTTCGGAGGACGCTACGAGCTCGATTCGCGAATCGCGATCGGCGGTATGGGCGAGGTCTGGGAGGCGACGGATCACGTCATCGGACGAACCGTCGCGATCAAGATCCTCAAAGACGAGTACATGGGCGACCCGGGCTTCCTCGAGCGCTTCCGCGCCGAGGCCCGCCACGCCGCCCTCGTCAACCACGAAGGCATCGCCAGCGTGTTCGACTACGGCGAGGAGGACGGCAGCGCCTTCCTCGTGATGGAACTCGTCCCGGGCGAAGCCCTGTCGACGATCCTCGAGCGCGACGGCTCTCTCTCGACCGACAAGACTCTCGACATCGTCGCCCAGACGGCCGCAGCCCTCCAGGCGGCGCACGCCGCGGGTCTCGTCCACCGCGACATCAAGCCGGGCAACCTGCTCATCACGCCCGATGGCCGCGTGAAGATCACCGACTTCGGCATCGCGCGCATCGCCGATCAGGTGCCGCTCACCGCGACCGGCCAGGTGATGGGCACGGTGCAGTACCTCTCGCCCGAGCAGGCGTCCGGTCACCCGGCGTCGCCGGCCACCGACACGTACTCGCTCGGAATCGTCGCCTACGAATCCCTCGCCGGCAAGCGCCCCTTCACGGGCGAGTCGCAGGTCGCGATCGCGATGGCGCAGATCAACGAGCAGCCCGCTCCGCTCCCGCCCACCGTGGCGCAGCCGGTGCAGAATCTCGTGATGGCGATGATCGCCAAGAAGCCCGACGACCGTCCGGCCTCCTCTGCCGCCGTCTCGCGCGCCGCCACGGCCCTGCGTCGCGGCGACCTCGCCGCGGCCGCCGCGGCCGTCCCGGCGATCGCGACGGGCGCTGCCTTCGCCGACGACGCGACGCAACTGCTCACGGCCGGCGGACAGACCTCCGCCACCACGCGCCTCATGCCCGCCTCCGCGGCCGCGACCTCTCTCCTCACCGAGGAGCACACCGAAGAAGACCCCGCGCCGCAGAAGAAGAAGCGCAGCCCCTGGACGTGGCCGCTGGTCGCGCTCATCGCGCTGCTGGCTCTGGTTCTGATCGGCACGCTCTTCACGCTGCTGTCGAATCAGGGCGATCCGGACGCCGTTCCGGCGAGCCCCTCGGCCTCCGCCTCGACCCCGGTACCTCGCCCGTCGTCGCCCTCGCCTGCCCCGTCGCCCTCGAACACTCTCGTCGACGTCGACGCTCTCAACCTCATCGGCAAGACCTGCGATGAGGCCCGGGAGCTTCTGCGCGACGCGAACCTCGGCGCCACCTGCGCCACCGGCAACGCCGCAGCGAGCGCCGATCAGGTCGGCAAGATCTACGTGGTCGACCCGACCGGACGCAACCCGCAGGGCACCAACATCGAGGTCACGGTCTACGGCGAGGAGACACCGCTCTCCACGCCCGGCACTCCGACCCTGCCCGGTACCTCGGTCACGGCCGGCAGCGACATCCAGATCTCGTGGCAGCAGTACTCCTGCCCCTCGGGAACCGGATCGGTCACGTCGTACAACTTCACCGCGACCAACGGCACCTTCGACACCAACGGTCAGTCGACCGCGTCGTTCGCGCCCGACGCGCGTAACGCCAAGCTGACGGTCAGCAACGCCCCCGGTCAGACCCTCCGCGTGACGTACACCGTCAGCTGCTCGGGTACCGACCGGACGGCCGGCCCCTCGGGCGAGGCCTCCGCGACGATCTCGGGCGGCAGCTCGGCATCGCCGACGGCGACGCCCGCGGCCGTTCCGACCGTCAAGCCCTGA
- a CDS encoding FtsW/RodA/SpoVE family cell cycle protein, giving the protein MTDQKLTRSGDSVSTDTAVMRALKKIRVPAKQRNRELGLLLFAIIVYGGAVVLVQLGVNNTVETGYLTIAAIPAVLALVMHVVLRLRARDADPFVLPIATVLTGLGIAMIYRIDLAEKASGWDATGNRQIAWAAIAMVAALAVLIFVRNYRVLFRYTYLFGLVGILLLLLPFVPGLGTDQNADVWVSLGFVSFQPGELAKICLAIFFAGYLVRTRESLTSTGTRFLFMTWPRARELGPVLIIWLVSLGIIVLQRDLGTGLLIFGMFVAMLYVATGKTSWVLIGLVLVASGAFLASRVLPYVNGRFANWLSAFDPEVINRDGGSYQLVQGIFGLAHGGLFGTGLGQGRPYITPLSQSDYIVPSLGEELGLVGLFAILALYMVFTSRGIRIGLAGQDDFGKLLATGFSFTIALQVFIMVGGVTRVIPLTGLTTPFLAAGGSSLIANWIIVAFLLRISDAVRSRPRVVIG; this is encoded by the coding sequence ATGACCGATCAGAAGCTCACCCGATCCGGTGACTCCGTGTCCACCGACACGGCCGTCATGCGCGCGCTGAAGAAGATCCGCGTCCCCGCCAAGCAGCGCAATCGCGAGCTCGGTCTGCTCCTGTTCGCGATCATCGTCTACGGCGGCGCCGTCGTGCTGGTCCAGCTCGGCGTGAACAACACGGTCGAGACCGGCTACCTCACCATCGCGGCGATCCCCGCTGTGCTCGCCCTCGTGATGCACGTGGTGCTGCGCCTGCGCGCCCGCGACGCCGACCCCTTCGTGCTGCCGATCGCCACCGTCCTCACCGGTCTCGGCATCGCGATGATCTACCGCATCGACCTCGCCGAGAAGGCGAGCGGGTGGGATGCCACGGGCAACCGCCAGATCGCCTGGGCGGCCATCGCGATGGTCGCAGCCCTCGCCGTGCTGATCTTCGTCCGCAACTACCGCGTGCTGTTCCGGTACACCTACCTCTTCGGCCTCGTGGGCATCCTGCTCCTGCTGCTGCCGTTCGTGCCGGGCCTCGGCACCGACCAGAACGCCGACGTGTGGGTGTCGCTCGGCTTCGTGTCGTTCCAGCCGGGCGAGCTGGCCAAGATCTGCCTGGCGATCTTCTTCGCCGGGTACCTCGTGCGCACGCGGGAGAGCCTCACCTCGACCGGCACGCGCTTCCTCTTCATGACCTGGCCGCGCGCTCGCGAACTCGGCCCGGTGCTGATCATCTGGCTCGTCTCGCTCGGCATCATCGTGCTCCAGCGCGACCTCGGCACGGGCTTGCTGATCTTCGGCATGTTCGTGGCGATGCTCTACGTCGCCACCGGCAAGACGAGCTGGGTGCTGATCGGCCTCGTGCTGGTCGCGAGCGGTGCGTTCCTGGCATCCCGAGTCCTCCCCTACGTCAACGGCCGCTTCGCCAACTGGCTGAGCGCCTTCGACCCCGAGGTCATCAACCGCGACGGCGGCAGCTACCAGCTCGTGCAGGGTATCTTCGGCCTCGCGCACGGCGGCCTGTTCGGCACCGGGCTCGGCCAGGGTCGTCCCTACATCACCCCGCTGTCGCAGAGCGACTACATCGTGCCGAGCCTCGGCGAGGAGCTCGGCCTGGTCGGCCTGTTCGCGATCCTCGCGCTCTACATGGTGTTCACCAGCCGCGGCATCCGCATCGGCCTGGCCGGTCAGGACGACTTCGGCAAGCTGCTCGCCACGGGCTTCTCGTTCACCATCGCCCTGCAGGTGTTCATCATGGTCGGCGGCGTCACCCGCGTGATCCCGCTGACCGGCCTCACGACCCCGTTCCTCGCGGCCGGCGGCTCGTCGCTGATCGCGAACTGGATCATCGTGGCGTTCCTTCTGCGCATCTCCGACGCGGTACGCAGCCGCCCCCGGGTGGTGATCGGTTGA
- a CDS encoding PP2C family protein-serine/threonine phosphatase, translated as MVFQGSSAAISHTGKVRSNNQDSGYAGSNLFVVADGMGGHAGGDVASSLAIGRLTELDQPFGSPAQAEHAIRDSLADTAAELIDTVARRPELAGMGTTVSALVMVDDYAVIGHIGDSRIYLYRDDTLTQITADHTFVQRLVDSGRITPEEARYHPRRSVLMRVLGDMDPDPEIDSFIMPTQDGDRWLLCSDGLSGVVDDAHTAKTLALGLPPARTADALLKQALDGGAPDNVTVVLVDVGGQHPVFIGTPTIVGSASNPSGVVVPAARPGRSGWLHHARQVANEPTHFEPAAEFLEELIEEDRRRARRRRFGWLAALILVLAAIGVGLFAGYNWTQTLYYVGADSDSVVIYRGIQQSIGPISLSTVYQDTNIPLDGLSDFDRQTVKATISAPSLGDAEKIVERLRPAAEGSG; from the coding sequence ATGGTCTTCCAGGGCTCGAGCGCCGCCATCTCCCACACGGGCAAGGTGCGCTCCAACAATCAGGACTCCGGCTACGCCGGGTCCAACCTCTTCGTGGTCGCCGACGGCATGGGCGGTCACGCGGGCGGTGACGTCGCCTCGAGCCTGGCGATCGGCCGTCTGACCGAGCTCGACCAGCCCTTCGGCTCCCCCGCCCAGGCCGAGCACGCCATCCGTGATTCCCTCGCCGACACGGCAGCGGAGCTCATCGACACCGTGGCGCGCCGCCCGGAGCTGGCCGGCATGGGCACCACGGTGAGTGCTCTGGTCATGGTCGACGATTACGCCGTCATCGGCCACATCGGCGACTCGCGCATCTACCTGTACCGGGACGACACGCTCACGCAGATCACGGCCGACCACACCTTCGTGCAGCGCCTGGTCGACTCCGGTCGCATCACGCCCGAAGAGGCGCGGTACCACCCCCGTCGATCGGTGCTGATGCGGGTGCTCGGCGACATGGATCCCGATCCCGAGATCGACAGCTTCATCATGCCGACGCAGGACGGCGACCGCTGGCTCCTGTGCTCCGATGGTCTCTCGGGCGTCGTCGACGACGCGCACACGGCGAAGACCCTCGCTCTCGGACTGCCCCCCGCTCGGACCGCCGACGCTCTGCTCAAGCAGGCTCTCGATGGCGGTGCGCCCGACAACGTCACCGTCGTCCTCGTCGACGTCGGCGGGCAGCACCCGGTCTTCATCGGCACCCCGACCATCGTCGGCTCCGCCTCGAACCCCAGCGGAGTGGTCGTCCCCGCGGCGCGCCCCGGCCGATCCGGCTGGCTCCACCACGCCCGTCAGGTCGCGAACGAGCCGACGCATTTCGAGCCGGCGGCCGAGTTCCTCGAGGAGCTCATCGAAGAGGACCGCCGTCGTGCCCGCCGACGCCGTTTCGGCTGGCTCGCCGCCCTGATCCTCGTCCTCGCCGCCATCGGCGTCGGCCTGTTCGCCGGGTACAACTGGACGCAGACCCTCTACTATGTCGGCGCCGACAGCGACTCGGTCGTGATCTATCGCGGTATCCAGCAGTCCATCGGCCCGATCTCGCTGTCGACGGTCTACCAGGACACGAACATCCCGCTGGACGGACTGTCCGACTTCGATCGGCAGACCGTCAAAGCCACCATCTCGGCCCCGTCGCTCGGAGACGCCGAGAAGATCGTCGAACGCCTGCGTCCCGCGGCGGAGGGAAGCGGATGA
- a CDS encoding FhaA domain-containing protein, whose amino-acid sequence MGLLDSFEKGLERAVNGAFAKTFRSGIQPVEIASALRSELDKKAVVVTRERILAPNTFAVRLSPADDEKMSALGSTLVAELDTLVKKHARTQGYSFAGPVAISIERDGSLSTGTLRVDSQTTEGQVAWRGVVDIDGTRHPLTSARTVIGRGSDADITIPDAGTSRKHVEILWDGERAMVRDLGSTNGTTLNGRKVSEAALPPDSTISIGRTNIVFRVVAQAQPPRRSSASDATSIFDVRERGPLS is encoded by the coding sequence GTGGGGCTACTCGACAGTTTTGAGAAGGGTCTCGAACGCGCCGTCAACGGTGCGTTCGCCAAGACCTTCCGCAGTGGCATCCAGCCGGTGGAGATCGCGTCCGCTCTGCGCAGCGAACTCGACAAGAAGGCCGTCGTCGTCACGCGTGAGCGCATCCTCGCGCCGAACACCTTCGCGGTGCGCCTCTCCCCCGCCGACGACGAGAAGATGAGCGCGCTCGGCTCGACCCTGGTCGCCGAGCTCGACACCCTGGTCAAGAAGCACGCCCGCACGCAGGGCTACTCGTTCGCCGGCCCCGTCGCCATCTCGATCGAGCGCGACGGCTCCCTGTCCACGGGCACGCTGCGCGTGGACTCGCAGACCACCGAGGGCCAGGTCGCCTGGCGCGGAGTCGTCGACATCGACGGCACCCGTCACCCGCTGACATCCGCCCGCACGGTGATCGGTCGTGGCAGCGACGCCGACATCACGATCCCCGATGCCGGGACGAGCCGCAAGCACGTCGAGATCCTGTGGGACGGCGAGCGCGCCATGGTGCGCGACCTCGGTTCCACCAACGGCACGACCCTGAACGGTCGCAAGGTCTCCGAGGCCGCTCTTCCGCCCGATTCGACGATCTCGATCGGACGCACCAATATCGTGTTCCGTGTGGTCGCTCAGGCCCAGCCGCCGCGACGCTCTTCGGCGTCCGACGCCACGAGCATCTTCGACGTCCGGGAACGGGGACCCCTTTCATGA